The proteins below come from a single Streptomyces sp. MRC013 genomic window:
- a CDS encoding HIT domain-containing protein: MLRRMTNEPEQQIGVGAPDAFQRLWTPHRMAYIQGENKPTGSGAGDGCPFCSIPAKSDEDGLVVARGESVYAVLNLYPYNGGHLMVVPFRHVADYTDLDEAETAELAVFTKRAMTALRTASGAHGFNIGMNQGAAAGAGIAAHLHQHVVPRWGGDTNFMPVVANTKVLPQLLADTRRMLADAWPAA; this comes from the coding sequence ATGCTGAGGCGCATGACGAATGAGCCGGAGCAGCAGATCGGAGTGGGGGCGCCGGACGCGTTCCAGCGTCTGTGGACACCCCACCGGATGGCGTACATCCAGGGGGAGAACAAGCCCACCGGCTCGGGGGCCGGGGACGGCTGCCCCTTCTGCTCGATCCCGGCGAAGTCCGACGAGGACGGGCTGGTCGTCGCGCGGGGCGAGAGCGTCTACGCGGTGCTCAACCTCTACCCGTACAACGGCGGCCACCTGATGGTCGTGCCGTTCCGGCACGTCGCCGACTACACCGACCTCGACGAGGCGGAGACGGCCGAGCTGGCCGTGTTCACCAAGCGGGCGATGACCGCGCTGCGCACGGCCTCCGGGGCGCACGGGTTCAACATCGGCATGAACCAGGGCGCCGCCGCCGGCGCCGGGATCGCCGCCCACCTGCACCAGCACGTCGTGCCGAGGTGGGGCGGGGACACCAACTTCATGCCCGTGGTCGCGAACACCAAGGTCCTGCCCCAACTGCTCGCCGACACCCGTCGCATGCTGGCCGACGCCTGGCCGGCCGCCTGA
- a CDS encoding glycosyltransferase family 4 protein, with protein MRIGIVCPYSWDVPGGVQFHIRDLAEHLIRLGHHVSVLAPADEGTPLPPYVVSAGRAVPVPYNGSVARLNFGFLSAARVRRWLHEGTFDVIHIHEPASPSLGLLACWAAQGPIVATFHTSNPRSRAMIAAYPILQPALEKISARIAVSEYARRTLVEHLGGDAVVIPNGVDVEFFARAEPKDAWRSQGARDSAEGGTLGFIGRIDEPRKGLPVLMRALPRILRARPGARLLVAGRGDEKEAVASLPAEARRQVEFLGMVSDEDKARLLRSVDVYVAPNTGGESFGIILVEALSAGAPVLASDLDAFAQVLDHGSAGSLFPNEDADALADAAVRLLEDEERRAGLRARGSAHVRRFDWSTVGADILAVYETVADGAASVAADERTTGLLARWGLARD; from the coding sequence GTGAGGATCGGCATCGTCTGCCCGTACTCCTGGGACGTGCCGGGCGGCGTCCAGTTCCACATCCGCGACCTGGCGGAGCACCTGATCCGGCTCGGCCACCACGTGTCGGTGCTGGCGCCCGCGGACGAGGGGACGCCCCTGCCGCCGTACGTCGTGTCGGCGGGGCGGGCCGTGCCCGTGCCGTACAACGGGTCGGTGGCCCGGCTGAACTTCGGGTTCCTGTCGGCGGCGCGGGTGCGGCGGTGGCTGCACGAGGGCACGTTCGACGTGATCCACATCCACGAGCCGGCGTCCCCGTCGCTGGGGCTGCTGGCGTGCTGGGCCGCGCAGGGCCCGATCGTGGCGACGTTCCACACGTCGAACCCCCGGTCGCGGGCGATGATCGCGGCGTACCCGATCCTCCAGCCGGCGCTGGAGAAGATCAGCGCGCGCATCGCGGTGAGCGAGTACGCGCGGCGGACGCTGGTGGAGCACCTGGGCGGCGACGCGGTCGTCATCCCCAACGGCGTCGACGTGGAGTTCTTCGCGCGCGCCGAGCCGAAGGACGCCTGGCGGTCGCAGGGGGCGCGGGACTCGGCCGAGGGCGGGACGCTGGGGTTCATCGGCCGCATCGACGAGCCCCGCAAGGGGCTGCCGGTGCTGATGCGGGCCCTGCCGAGGATCCTGCGGGCGCGGCCCGGGGCGCGGCTGCTGGTCGCGGGGCGGGGCGACGAGAAGGAGGCCGTCGCGTCGCTGCCGGCCGAGGCGCGGCGGCAGGTGGAGTTCCTCGGCATGGTCAGCGACGAGGACAAGGCCCGGCTGCTGCGCAGCGTGGACGTGTACGTGGCGCCCAACACGGGCGGCGAGAGCTTCGGCATCATCCTCGTCGAGGCGCTGTCGGCGGGCGCCCCGGTGCTCGCCAGCGACCTCGACGCGTTCGCGCAGGTCCTCGACCACGGATCGGCCGGCTCCCTGTTCCCCAACGAGGACGCGGACGCCCTCGCCGACGCCGCGGTCCGGCTGCTGGAGGACGAGGAACGGCGCGCCGGGCTGCGCGCGCGGGGCAGTGCCCACGTGCGGCGCTTCGACTGGTCGACGGTCGGCGCGGACATCCTGGCGGTGTACGAGACGGTGGCGGACGGCGCGGCGTCGGTCGCGGCGGACGAGCGGACGACGGGCCTGCTGGCCCGGTGGGGACTGGCGCGCGACTGA